CAAGGTCGTCGTGATCGAAATCAATCCGCGTCTCGCGGGCGGCATGATCCCGCAGGCGGTCGAATGTGCGACGGGCGTCGACGTCCTCGGCGCGATGATCGACCTGCACGCGGGCACGCCGCCGGACCTGGGCCCGCGCCGCCGCGGCCACGCGGCGATCCGCTTCGTGCTGCCCGCGCGGCGCGGCGAGCTGAAGGCGCTGTCGTTCGAGCCGGACGAGCGCTTTCCGTCGGTGCGCATGCGCTTCATGCCGCTGAAGCAGCCCGGCCAGCGCGTCGAGCCGGCCGGCGATTTCCGCGACCGTCTCGCGCTCGTCATCGCGTCCGCGGCCGATCCGGACGCGCTCGCGCACGCGCTCGAAAGCGTCGACCGGCGCGTGACGGTCGTGCTCGGCGACGCCGACGCGGCCGGCGAGGGCGCGGGCACCGGCCGGCTGCGCCGAACGCTGCATCCGGAGGCGCTCGCGATCGTGCGCAGGCCGGCGCCGCGCGCCGAGCGGCTCGCCGAACTCGACGCGTTCGCGGCGATCGACGAGGCGCATCTGCTGATGCTCGTCGACGCGGGCATCTGCGATCGTGCGCGGGCGGCGACGGTGCTCGCGGAAATCGCGCGGCAGCGCGACGCCGAATTCGCCGCGATCGCCGACGCCGTCGCGCCGCGCGGCGCGTATGCGCTGTACGAGCAACTGATCATCGAGCGGGTTGGGATCGACGCGGGGGGCGCGGTGCATACCGCGCGGTCGCGCAACGACATCAACGCGTGCGTCGCGAAGCTGCGCGCGCGCGACTGGTTCGATACGTGCGGCGGCAAGCTGTGGCGCGTGCGGGCGGCGCTCGTCGACAAGGCGCAACACACGCTCGACTGGCCGCTGCCCACGTACAGCCAGTACCAGGCCGCGCAGCCCGGCAGCTTCGGTTATTACCTGTGGTCGGTCGAGACCGCGCTGCGGCGCGACCAGGCGGCGCTCGAACGGCTCGACGACGATCTCGCCGTCTGCCCGCTCGGCGCGGGCGCGGGCGCGGGCACAGATTTCCCGATCCGCCCGGACGTGAGCGCGGCGCTGCTCGGCTTCGCGCGCAGCTTCGACAGTGCGCTCGACGCGGTCGCGAGCCGCGATCTCGTGCTGCATTTCCTGTCCTCGATCGCGATCGCGTCGACGACGCTGAGCCGGCTCGCGCACGACCTGCAGCTCTGGACGATGCGCGAGACCGACTTTCTCGCGCTGCCGGACGAGCTGAGCGGCGGCTCGTCGCTGATGCCGCAGAAGAAAAATCCGTACCTGCTGGAAATCGTCAAGGGCAAGCTCGCGCACGTCGCGGGCGCGCTGAACGCGGCGGTGTTCGCGGCGCAGCGCACGCCGTTCAGCAATTCGGTCGAGATCGGCACCGAAATGCTCGCGCCGTGCGCCGACGCCGTGCAGGCGTTCGGCGAAAGCTGCGATCTGCTGCGGCTGATGGTGAGCGGCGTGACGGGCGACCCGGCGAAGATGCGCGCGGCGGCCGACGCGGGACTCGTGACCGCGACGCAGGTCGCCAACGCGCTGGTCCGGGAGACGGACATCAGCTTTCACGCCGCGCATCGCCAGATCGGCGCGCTGATCACGCAGGCGCTCGACGCGCACGAGGATCCGGCCGCGGCGCTCGGCGGGCTCGTGCGGGAGTCGCCCGCGTCGGTCGAGGAGGCGGCCGAGCGGCTCGCCCACGGCGGCGGGCCCGGCGCGGCGGGCGCCGGACTCGCGCGGTCGCGCACGCTGCTGCGGCAATCGGCGGACCGCCAGTGGCGGCGTCGCGCCGTATGGCACGCGGCGGATGCGCGACGGCGCGCGCGCGTCGCCGGCCTGCTCGCGGCGTCGCCGGCCTGACGCGACGGCACGACGGCGCGACGGCACGCGACGCGCGGCACGCACATGCAATGACACGCACGACGACGGCCGCGAAGGCGGCTGTCTCGACGACGAACCGGCGCAGCCAGGCCGGGCGACCCAACACATGGACCGAGGCGATGATTGATTTCCTGAGCGACACGGTGACGCTGCCGACCGCCGAGATGCGGCACGCGATGTTCACGGCGAACGTGGGCGACGACTGTTACGGCGAGGATCCGACGGTCAACGAGCTGGAGTCGGTTGCGGCCGGCATGACCGGCAAGGAGGCGGCGGCGTTCGTCACGAGCGGCACGCTCGGCAACCTGACCGCGCTGCTCGCGCAATGCCCGCGCGGGCACGAAGTGATCCTCGGCGATCGCTCCGACCTGTACAACTACGAGGCGGGCGGGGTGTCGTTCGTCGGCGGCGCGGTGCTGCATCCCGTCGCGACCGCGGACGACGGCAGCCTGCCGCTCGAGCGGCTGCGCGCGGCGATCCGCGACAAGACCGACTACCAGTGCGCGCCCGCCGCGGTGATCGCGCTCGAGAATCCGCATTGCCTCGCCGGCGGCCGCGTGCTGTCGCTCGACTACCTGCGGCACGTGCGCGCGCTCGCCGACGAGCACGGGCTCGCCGTGCACATGGACGGCGCGCGCCTCTTCAACGCACAGGCGAGCCTCGGCGCGAGCGCGGCCGACATCGTCGCGCACGTCGATTCGGTCCAGTTCTGCCTGTCGAAGAGCCTCGCCGCGCCATACGGCTCGATGGTGTGCGGCAGCGCCGACCTGATCGATCGCGTGAAGCGCTACCGGAAGCTGCTCGGCGGCGGCACGCGGCAGGCCGGCATCATGGCGGCCGCCGGGC
This genomic stretch from Burkholderia oklahomensis C6786 harbors:
- a CDS encoding lyase family protein — encoded protein: MAATFIVKTFVFIESNTTGTGRLCLQKALLRGFDVLFVTSRPQLYPFLQEEMVVPLVADTSDPQRIVDALAPYPAIAGIFSTSEYYIETAAAVAARFGLPAADPDAIRTCRDKGRLHRCLRDAGVGAADTAIVSDRTQLRDLARSLTYPRVLKPAFGSGSVGVRLVQTEADMLAHGGRILDARSNERGIAVAPQLLVQSFVEGPEFSVEVVGLGAEHGYVVLGVTGKHLGPLPFFVERGHDFPAPISAAQRDAIVAETLRALDATGHRFGPAHVECRVSGGKVVVIEINPRLAGGMIPQAVECATGVDVLGAMIDLHAGTPPDLGPRRRGHAAIRFVLPARRGELKALSFEPDERFPSVRMRFMPLKQPGQRVEPAGDFRDRLALVIASAADPDALAHALESVDRRVTVVLGDADAAGEGAGTGRLRRTLHPEALAIVRRPAPRAERLAELDAFAAIDEAHLLMLVDAGICDRARAATVLAEIARQRDAEFAAIADAVAPRGAYALYEQLIIERVGIDAGGAVHTARSRNDINACVAKLRARDWFDTCGGKLWRVRAALVDKAQHTLDWPLPTYSQYQAAQPGSFGYYLWSVETALRRDQAALERLDDDLAVCPLGAGAGAGTDFPIRPDVSAALLGFARSFDSALDAVASRDLVLHFLSSIAIASTTLSRLAHDLQLWTMRETDFLALPDELSGGSSLMPQKKNPYLLEIVKGKLAHVAGALNAAVFAAQRTPFSNSVEIGTEMLAPCADAVQAFGESCDLLRLMVSGVTGDPAKMRAAADAGLVTATQVANALVRETDISFHAAHRQIGALITQALDAHEDPAAALGGLVRESPASVEEAAERLAHGGGPGAAGAGLARSRTLLRQSADRQWRRRAVWHAADARRRARVAGLLAASPA
- a CDS encoding GntG family PLP-dependent aldolase, with the translated sequence MTRTTTAAKAAVSTTNRRSQAGRPNTWTEAMIDFLSDTVTLPTAEMRHAMFTANVGDDCYGEDPTVNELESVAAGMTGKEAAAFVTSGTLGNLTALLAQCPRGHEVILGDRSDLYNYEAGGVSFVGGAVLHPVATADDGSLPLERLRAAIRDKTDYQCAPAAVIALENPHCLAGGRVLSLDYLRHVRALADEHGLAVHMDGARLFNAQASLGASAADIVAHVDSVQFCLSKSLAAPYGSMVCGSADLIDRVKRYRKLLGGGTRQAGIMAAAGLVALRTMVARLSDDHRRAARLAAELSRIPGIALRSAAVETNMVFFDVVEPGNEAFLAALRDAGIRMGVLGDGVIRAVVHYMIDDDAISRTVDAARAILRPFAPASQPAAVPEAQR